The following coding sequences lie in one Bacillus rossius redtenbacheri isolate Brsri chromosome 13, Brsri_v3, whole genome shotgun sequence genomic window:
- the LOC134538435 gene encoding uncharacterized protein LOC134538435 has protein sequence MVLNPDEETVTKSYAILQPPIQLQETEAGVFHWSTEVSDTIIIENINIVENSESANKMAYEMSSVQQKRKMFEEVSTSDTAAKGEYSTSTDNEEQTTVLNTDFIHGSNEFDSEPVASSSLINSADKIPMHTEKEIHADRNLEGVRFVELMYFINKLVEISNHIPAFGCTLANMSVVREVIRGFSSIIVFSCNMCNRTFSVPTHNPSSPSYMDVNSRAVSGIMSIGGGLSHLEEFCATVGVPCMSAMTYSKYHNKVCDGWEKAATTQMKEAVEEEAALAKQRGDVDEFGIPLLTVVVDGSWSKRSYKTKYDALSGVAAIVGYETKKVIFMAVANKYCYVCARTINGTIPQHVCYKNHEGSSSSMEANIILEGFQQSEAEHNVKYARMIGDGDSSVYKKILEARPYKNITVEKIECRNHLLRNYRRKLMNVSENSSLGIAALRKVVCNKISKIVSGVQKAVAYRKTENTIQNNRIQGLKYDIENGTSHVFGEHLECRKLGYFCNNRKEGEINYVPELSKKWSVFSTHSTQARSLIFDVDNNAAEHFNSVIAKFSGGKCINYTTRRSYQGRCAAAVVAHNTRMPHYILHKTMQDGISPNKVAKKLELKRKARINKRRNNKKCRRIDFRKSLAQAISDKDYGPQCQKPDMPVDVYQQEETRLLQSIPKTDEERRQIERETILQAGSGEWLEMRRKLLTASKFGRVIRIKPTTSCKNLVRAIIYSHDILNVPAVQHGRHSEEIAIKQLEGQEKINISKAGLFIDQEHPFLAATPDGLDGEDRLVEIKCPASAYGMDISEAMREGKIKYLKYSEECSTVISLKKIMNISTKSRVSFT, from the exons atggttctgaatcctgatgagga gacagtcaccaaatcgtacgccatacttcagccaccaatccaactgcaggaaacggaagccggtgtttttcattggtccacggaagtgtctgacacaatcatcatagaaaacatcaacatcgttgaaaactcTGAATCAGctaataaaatggcgtatgaaatgagcagtgttcaacagaaaagaaag ATGTTTGAAGAAGTCAGCACCTCAGATACTGCGGCAAAAGGCGAATATTCTACATCCACAGACAACGAAGAACAAACAACGGTTTTGAACACTGACTTCATTCACGGTAGTAACGAATTTGATTCTGAGCCTGTGGCCAGCTCTTCTCTAATAAATAGTGCTGACAAAATACCCATGCATACAGAAAAAGAGATTCATGCCGACCGTAATTTGGAAGGAGTCAGGTTCGTTGAACtgatgtattttataaataaactggTTGAAATAAGTAACCATATTCCTGCTTTCGGTTGTACTCTAGCTAATATGAGTGTCGTAAGGGAGGTAATTAGAGGGTTTTCTTCCATTATTGTGTTTTCTTGTAATATGTGTAACAGAACCTTTTCAGTTCCAACTCACAATCCAAGTAGTCCTTCGTACATGGATGTCAATTCTAGGGCAGTTTCTGGAATCATGAGCATCGGTGGTGGACTTTCACATCTGGAAGAGTTTTGTGCGACTGTGGGTGTACCATGCATGTCAGCAATGACATATTCAAAGTATCACAACAAAGTGTGTGACGGATGGGAAAAAGCAGCAACAACTCAGATGAAAGAAGCTGTTGAAGAAGAAGCAGCTTTAGCAAAACAAAGAGGGGACGTGGATGAATTTGGAATTCCACTTTTGACAGTGGTTGTAGATGGCTCCTGGTCCAAAAGATCCTACAAAACAAAATACGATGCATTATCTGGTGTAGCTGCAATAGTGGGCTATGAAACTAAGAAAGTTATTTTCATGGCTGTCGCTAACAAATATTGCTATGTTTGTGCTCGAACAATAAATGGAACTATTCCCCAGCATGTTTGTTACAAAAATCATGAAGGAAGTTCTAGCAGCATGGAAGCTAATATCATTCTTGAAGGCTTTCAGCAAAGTGAGGCTGAACACAATGTTAAGTATGCCAGGATGATTGGGGATGGGGACAGtagtgtttacaaaaaaattttggaaGCACGTCCTTATAAGAATATTACTGTTGAGAAAATCGAGTGTAGGAACCATCTTTTACGAAACTATCGTCGGAAGTTGATGAATGTGAGTGAAAACAGTTCACTTGGCATTGCCGCCCTAAGAAAAGTCGTGTGTAACAAGATAAGCAAAATTGTATCAGGCGTACAGAAGGCAGTTGCATACCGAAAAACTGAAAACACCATTCAAAACAATCGAATTCAAGGCTTGAAGTATGATATTGAAAATGGTACTAGCCATGTATTTGGTGAGCACTTGGAGTGTCGAAAATTAGGATATTTCTGTAATAATCGAAAGGAAGGTGAAATTAATTATGTCCCAGAACTTTCAAAAAAGTGGTCTGTATTCTCAACACACTCTACACAGGCACGTAGCTTGATATTTGATGTTGATAATAATGCTGCAGAACACTTCAACTCGGTCATTGCTAAGTTTTCTGGTGGTAAGTGTATAAACTATACCACCAGAAGGTCATACCAGGGAAGATGTGCTGCTGCTGTGGTAGCACACAATACGAGAATGCCACATTACATTCTTCACAAGACAATGCAGGATGGCATCAGCCCTAACAAAGTTGCAAAAAAATTGGAACTTAAGCGCAAAGCTAGAATTaataaaagacgaaataataaaAAGTGCAGAAGAATCGATTTTAGGAAATCTCTAGCCCAAGCAATCAGTGACAAAGATTATGGGCCGCAGTGCCAGAAACCAGACATGCCAGTGGATGTATACCAACAAGAAGAAACCAGATTATTACAGTCCATTCCGAAAACTGATGAAGAACGCCGTCAAATAGAAAGAGAAACGATACTACAAGCAGGAAGTGGAGAATGGCTGGAAATGAGACGGAAACTATTGACAGCTTCAAAATTCGGGAGGGTAATACGTATAAAGCCAACAACAAGCTGcaagaacctagtaagagccataatatactctcatgacatacttaatgttccagcagtacaacatggcaggcatTCCGAAGAAATAGCCATCAAACAGCTAGAAggccaggaaaaaattaatataagtaaagctggtctttttattgaccaagaacacccatttcttgccgcaacacccgatggccttgATGGCGAAGACCGTCTCGTAGAAATaaagtgtcctgcttcggcatatggaatggacataagtgaagccatgcgagaaggcaaaataaagtatttgaaatattctgaagaatgTTCTACTgtcatttcgttaaaaaaaatcatgaatatttctaccaagtccagggtcagcttcacataa